One stretch of Streptomyces sp. 135 DNA includes these proteins:
- a CDS encoding serine/threonine-protein kinase yields MRALAPDDPSYIGRYRLLGRLGEGGMGRVYLGRSEGGRTVALKVIQDELARLPEFRQRFAREVAAARRVGGQWTAAVLDADTDAVSPWVATQYILGPSLHEVVAEVYGALPGHSVLTLANRLALALEAVHAAGLVHRDLKPANVLVTVDGPRVIDFGIARALDVLDTLVGDGAATRTGMLIGSPGFMSPEQARGREVGAASDVFCLGSVLAYAATGRQPFGVTGAGGMHAQLFRIAEDEPELDGVPESLLPLVRDCLRKDPALRPAPREIAERTSGLRAGPWLPGEVLEQVGRHAARLLDFDAPGNAPSASGTPSSPKVEAKAQAEAELEATPAPALPTMPAWAPPSGASGRRRRVRAVWSGALVLAVIAAGGGLFVAEPWEGDSGGGKGGGGAGKAGATAPKALHGKWEGKFPGRGTKSEKYAVVEFGAGKGDGDDGKSDGQGDGDARVSVMGTELLCVTRAGIESVRRDKDSGKRTVTLGTAQTETGMPPADSGLCRDRPRSSLSYDDADTDRLIWKVSGREIELTRQENVSTEEYGLVPWYADSGEPQKGTLDSVTVRTATLHESNVRIVDGRGSKPSCFYEAQLFTAMDGRLLTTPAGTADMGAEPAPDCPDGLAPIWLDAVDERTLEYGSLNGAMSGVLRDGP; encoded by the coding sequence ATGCGGGCACTGGCGCCGGATGATCCGTCGTACATAGGGCGGTACCGCCTGCTCGGCCGGCTCGGCGAGGGCGGCATGGGCCGCGTGTACCTCGGGCGCTCCGAAGGCGGTCGCACCGTGGCGCTCAAGGTGATCCAGGACGAACTGGCCCGGCTGCCCGAGTTCCGGCAGCGGTTCGCCCGCGAGGTGGCCGCCGCCCGGCGGGTGGGCGGCCAGTGGACCGCGGCCGTTCTGGACGCCGACACCGACGCCGTGTCGCCGTGGGTGGCGACCCAGTACATTCTGGGACCGTCGCTTCATGAGGTGGTGGCCGAGGTTTACGGCGCGCTGCCCGGCCATTCCGTACTCACCCTTGCCAACCGTCTCGCCCTCGCGCTGGAGGCCGTGCACGCCGCCGGCCTCGTCCACCGCGACCTCAAGCCGGCGAACGTGCTGGTCACCGTGGACGGCCCGCGCGTCATCGACTTCGGCATCGCCAGAGCACTGGACGTTCTGGACACCCTCGTCGGTGACGGCGCGGCGACCCGTACGGGCATGCTCATCGGCTCACCCGGTTTCATGTCTCCCGAGCAGGCGCGCGGCCGGGAAGTCGGCGCCGCGAGCGATGTGTTCTGCCTCGGCTCGGTTCTGGCGTACGCCGCCACCGGGCGGCAGCCGTTCGGGGTGACGGGTGCGGGCGGCATGCACGCGCAGCTGTTCCGGATCGCCGAGGACGAACCCGAGCTGGACGGCGTACCCGAAAGCCTGCTGCCGCTCGTAAGGGACTGCCTGCGGAAGGACCCGGCTCTACGGCCCGCGCCGCGGGAGATCGCCGAGCGGACGTCCGGGCTGCGGGCCGGTCCGTGGCTGCCGGGGGAAGTGCTCGAACAAGTCGGGCGGCACGCGGCGCGGTTGCTGGATTTCGATGCGCCGGGGAACGCTCCGTCCGCGTCCGGTACCCCCTCTTCACCGAAGGTCGAGGCCAAGGCCCAGGCCGAGGCAGAGCTTGAGGCCACGCCGGCACCGGCTCTGCCGACCATGCCTGCCTGGGCGCCGCCGTCGGGTGCGAGTGGGCGGCGCCGGCGTGTCCGGGCCGTGTGGTCCGGTGCCCTCGTCCTGGCCGTGATCGCCGCGGGCGGAGGCTTGTTCGTGGCCGAACCGTGGGAGGGCGACAGCGGGGGCGGCAAGGGTGGCGGTGGTGCCGGGAAGGCTGGTGCCACCGCGCCGAAGGCCCTTCACGGCAAGTGGGAGGGCAAGTTCCCGGGGAGGGGCACGAAGTCCGAGAAGTACGCGGTAGTGGAGTTCGGCGCCGGAAAGGGTGACGGCGACGACGGCAAAAGTGACGGGCAAGGTGATGGTGATGCCAGGGTGTCCGTCATGGGGACCGAACTGCTCTGTGTCACGCGCGCCGGCATCGAGTCGGTGCGGCGCGACAAGGACTCCGGCAAGCGGACCGTCACACTCGGCACGGCACAGACCGAGACCGGAATGCCGCCGGCCGATTCCGGTCTCTGCCGCGACCGGCCCAGGAGCAGCCTCAGTTACGACGATGCGGACACCGACCGGCTCATATGGAAGGTGAGTGGGCGCGAGATCGAGCTCACCCGGCAGGAGAACGTCTCGACCGAGGAATATGGGCTGGTCCCCTGGTACGCCGACAGCGGCGAACCGCAGAAAGGCACCCTCGACTCGGTCACCGTACGGACCGCGACCCTGCACGAGAGCAATGTGCGCATCGTGGACGGCCGGGGCTCCAAACCCTCCTGCTTCTACGAGGCGCAGCTGTTCACCGCGATGGACGGCCGCCTCCTCACCACGCCGGCGGGGACCGCGGACATGGGTGCGGAGCCCGCGCCGGACTGCCCCGACGGTCTCGCCCCGATCTGGCTGGACGCCGTGGACGAGCGAACCCTTGAGTACGGCTCCCTCAACGGGGCCATGTCCGGGGTCCTGCGGGACGGCCCGTAG
- a CDS encoding low temperature requirement protein A, translating into MRTNGRGCTTTGPPGRLPKAPRALTMRGRDPEERHRTATSLELLFDLCFVIAVAQASHSLHEALMAGEYAAGVLHYALVFFTIWWAWMNFTWFGSAYDPGDAPYRLTVLVQITGSLVLAAGVSRAFEEGDLLVITLGYVVSRTALAALWLRAARSDTARRRTALRFAAGVTACQAGWIALLGAPEAARLPGIVVLVAAELAVPVWAQSAGMTPWHPRHIAERYELFTLIVIGESVAAVTVALRGAFDRHHGIGPLSAVAAGGLVTAFAMWWLYFSRPAHTLLATTHRAHRRRFGWAYGHYLIFASAAAEGAGLAAYADHVTLGPAVPAAGVGAAVTVPAAVFLTAVWAVHLRPHQRTAAEWLPYPLTALAILLGTWSPVPALATGALLVVLIAVDSAARR; encoded by the coding sequence ATGAGGACGAACGGGCGCGGCTGTACGACGACGGGACCACCGGGCCGCCTGCCCAAGGCCCCCCGGGCCTTGACCATGCGGGGCCGCGACCCCGAGGAGCGGCACCGCACGGCGACCTCCCTGGAACTCCTCTTCGACCTGTGCTTCGTCATCGCGGTCGCGCAGGCGTCCCACAGCCTGCACGAGGCGCTGATGGCGGGGGAGTACGCGGCCGGTGTGCTGCACTACGCGCTGGTCTTCTTCACCATCTGGTGGGCGTGGATGAACTTCACCTGGTTCGGCTCGGCCTACGACCCGGGCGACGCCCCGTACCGGCTGACCGTACTGGTGCAGATCACGGGCTCGCTGGTCCTCGCCGCCGGGGTGTCCCGCGCGTTCGAGGAGGGCGACCTGCTGGTCATCACCCTCGGCTACGTCGTCTCGCGCACGGCGCTGGCTGCCCTGTGGCTGCGCGCGGCACGCTCCGACACCGCCCGGCGGCGGACCGCCCTGCGCTTCGCCGCGGGCGTCACCGCCTGCCAGGCCGGGTGGATCGCGCTCCTCGGCGCCCCGGAGGCGGCGCGGCTGCCCGGCATCGTCGTGCTGGTCGCCGCCGAGCTGGCCGTGCCGGTGTGGGCACAGTCCGCGGGGATGACCCCGTGGCATCCACGGCACATCGCCGAGCGCTACGAACTCTTCACGCTCATCGTCATCGGGGAGTCCGTCGCCGCCGTCACGGTCGCGCTCCGCGGTGCCTTCGACCGGCACCACGGCATCGGCCCGCTGTCCGCCGTCGCGGCCGGTGGCCTGGTGACGGCGTTCGCCATGTGGTGGCTGTACTTCAGCAGGCCCGCGCACACCCTGCTCGCCACGACACACCGGGCGCACCGGCGCAGGTTCGGATGGGCGTACGGCCACTACCTGATCTTCGCCTCGGCCGCCGCCGAGGGGGCCGGCCTGGCCGCCTACGCCGATCACGTCACGCTGGGGCCCGCGGTCCCGGCAGCGGGCGTCGGCGCGGCGGTCACGGTGCCGGCCGCCGTCTTCCTGACAGCCGTGTGGGCCGTCCACCTGCGGCCCCACCAGCGGACCGCGGCCGAGTGGCTCCCCTACCCCCTCACGGCGCTCGCGATCCTGCTGGGCACGTGGTCGCCGGTGCCGGCCCTCGCCACGGGCGCGCTGCTGGTCGTCCTGATCGCCGTGGACTCGGCGGCGCGCCGCTGA
- a CDS encoding SigB/SigF/SigG family RNA polymerase sigma factor, with the protein MFVRTIDEDQAIGQAIGQAEGVSDGGAPLPRVDASEVAPKDARKLSKLFFDRLGALEEGSPEHTYTRDTLIEMNLSLVHYVAGRFRHRGNGQLEDIVQVGTVGLIKAIDRFDMSRGFEFVSFAVPCILGEIKRYFRDTSWAVHVPRRLQELRTQLSQSQEKLSSVLGREPTVKELAADLEVTEEQALEAIVAANGYAAGSLDAPHGSTEEGETYRSGRSLADVMGAPDPAIEVFEHVHALAPLLAELGERERRIIEMRFGQEMTQAEIGAALGISQMHVSRLLSRTLAELRTGLLTHE; encoded by the coding sequence ATGTTTGTTCGGACCATCGATGAGGACCAGGCCATAGGGCAGGCCATCGGTCAGGCCGAGGGTGTCTCGGACGGAGGTGCGCCGCTGCCGCGGGTCGATGCCTCCGAGGTCGCGCCGAAGGACGCGCGGAAGCTGTCCAAGCTCTTCTTCGACCGGCTCGGGGCACTGGAGGAGGGCTCACCCGAGCACACGTACACGCGCGACACCCTCATCGAGATGAACCTCTCGCTGGTGCACTACGTGGCGGGCCGGTTCCGCCACCGGGGCAACGGCCAGCTGGAGGACATCGTGCAGGTCGGGACCGTCGGACTGATCAAGGCGATCGACCGGTTCGACATGAGCCGCGGCTTCGAGTTCGTCTCGTTCGCGGTGCCCTGCATCCTCGGCGAGATCAAGCGCTACTTCCGCGACACGAGCTGGGCCGTGCACGTACCGCGCAGGCTCCAGGAACTCCGTACGCAACTGTCGCAGTCGCAGGAGAAGTTGAGTTCCGTGCTCGGCCGCGAGCCCACCGTCAAGGAGCTCGCGGCCGACCTGGAGGTGACCGAGGAACAGGCCCTGGAGGCCATCGTGGCCGCCAACGGCTACGCGGCCGGTTCCCTCGACGCCCCGCACGGTTCGACCGAGGAGGGCGAGACGTACCGCAGCGGCCGCTCGCTCGCGGACGTCATGGGCGCCCCCGACCCGGCCATCGAAGTCTTCGAGCACGTCCACGCCCTGGCGCCGCTCCTGGCCGAACTCGGCGAGCGGGAGCGCCGCATCATCGAGATGCGCTTCGGCCAGGAGATGACCCAGGCCGAGATCGGCGCCGCCCTCGGCATCTCGCAGATGCACGTGTCACGGCTGCTCTCGCGGACCCTGGCCGAGCTGCGGACAGGGCTGCTCACGCACGAATAG
- a CDS encoding VOC family protein: MPRDIGVSSGSERKAAEEVPARRAGDRPAQAWRPAWTGRGTPHENRKFRLVRPGGRWPVATGAASGSPTPAPSGGPQPRLSEPAGRPSARPDVNAPPGSSREGRGAPCRLSLAVRDLRAAEEFYGRVLGWCRVPLIGSPGRTRSLMLKAGAPVGTISQSAGAGPDVGWIPYFAVDDVDAAVGRLRERGATVAVGPLSTRTGRAAVAAGPEGAVFGLRHHAPDDHWAVGQGPVGRLELYTRDIFAAALFYGGVLGWAGEPCESCSVEYVDDRIVVRDGRHAVAALVDGPAPGAEGRYRWHTSFRVGDVDSAAAAAVRWGGGVVSAPRGLGPRREAVLADREGTVFAVTAS; encoded by the coding sequence GTGCCAAGGGACATCGGTGTGAGCAGCGGGAGCGAGCGCAAGGCCGCGGAGGAGGTACCGGCGCGACGCGCGGGAGACCGGCCCGCCCAGGCCTGGCGGCCCGCGTGGACCGGCCGCGGGACGCCCCACGAGAACAGGAAGTTCCGCCTCGTGCGGCCCGGCGGCCGGTGGCCCGTGGCAACCGGGGCCGCCAGCGGATCGCCTACCCCCGCGCCGTCCGGCGGGCCGCAGCCGCGCCTGTCCGAGCCTGCCGGGCGGCCCTCCGCGCGGCCGGACGTGAACGCACCGCCGGGCAGTTCCCGCGAGGGTCGCGGCGCGCCGTGCCGGCTGAGCCTCGCGGTGCGGGACCTGCGCGCCGCCGAGGAGTTCTACGGCCGGGTCCTGGGCTGGTGCCGTGTGCCGCTGATCGGCTCGCCGGGCCGGACGCGTTCCCTGATGCTGAAGGCCGGGGCGCCGGTCGGAACCATCAGCCAGAGCGCCGGCGCCGGGCCCGACGTGGGCTGGATACCGTACTTCGCCGTCGACGACGTGGACGCCGCGGTGGGCCGCCTCCGCGAGCGCGGTGCCACCGTGGCGGTCGGGCCGCTCTCCACCCGGACGGGGCGGGCCGCCGTCGCGGCGGGACCGGAGGGCGCGGTCTTCGGGCTGCGCCACCACGCTCCCGACGACCACTGGGCGGTGGGACAGGGCCCGGTCGGCCGCCTGGAGCTGTACACCCGGGACATCTTCGCCGCGGCCCTCTTCTACGGCGGCGTGCTGGGCTGGGCGGGCGAGCCCTGCGAGAGCTGCTCCGTGGAGTACGTGGACGATCGGATCGTGGTGCGGGACGGGCGGCACGCGGTCGCCGCGCTCGTGGACGGGCCGGCGCCCGGTGCCGAGGGGCGCTACCGCTGGCACACGTCCTTCCGGGTCGGCGACGTCGACTCGGCCGCCGCCGCGGCCGTGCGGTGGGGCGGAGGCGTCGTCTCAGCGCCGAGAGGGCTCGGGCCTCGGCGGGAGGCCGTGCTGGCGGACCGCGAGGGAACCGTCTTCGCGGTCACCGCGAGCTGA
- a CDS encoding DUF5709 domain-containing protein, whose product MDDDGVMGDEVYQPDADEIREDAGILDAEDTLSDRASDPYDEGWSPPERPLGVEHTGTTAEEQREGESLDERLSEEVPDPALQVPGPAEYDDGIGDTVGTDGEPIEEAQVGDVRAGRLFAPDEGAGEDPEDVAQQDMIGEDMGVDGGAASAEEAAVHIMSDFGEPDV is encoded by the coding sequence ATGGACGACGACGGCGTCATGGGCGACGAGGTCTACCAGCCCGATGCGGACGAGATCCGTGAGGACGCGGGCATCCTCGACGCCGAGGACACGCTCAGCGACCGCGCGTCGGACCCCTACGACGAGGGCTGGTCGCCTCCTGAGCGCCCCCTCGGGGTCGAGCACACCGGGACGACCGCCGAGGAGCAGCGCGAGGGCGAGAGTCTCGACGAGCGGCTCTCCGAGGAGGTGCCCGACCCCGCGCTCCAGGTCCCCGGCCCGGCCGAGTACGACGACGGCATCGGCGACACGGTGGGCACCGACGGGGAGCCGATCGAGGAGGCGCAGGTGGGAGACGTCCGCGCCGGGCGCCTTTTCGCCCCGGACGAGGGCGCGGGCGAGGATCCGGAGGACGTCGCCCAGCAGGACATGATCGGTGAGGACATGGGCGTCGACGGCGGGGCGGCCTCCGCCGAGGAGGCGGCGGTGCACATCATGTCCGACTTCGGGGAGCCGGACGTCTGA
- the glgB gene encoding 1,4-alpha-glucan branching enzyme, giving the protein MTATPAPVHATGTGRVPEAPLDAEDRRRLLSGTHHDPHALLGAHPVPGGVAFRTLRPYARAVTLLIEEREVPLTDMGEGLFSGVLPLDSIPAYRLRVAYDGPDAVHEYEDPYRFLPALGELDLHLIGEGRHEELWKALGAHPMTHQGVSGTRFTVWAPNALGVRVCGDFSCWDGSAHPMRSLGATGVWELFVPGLDEGTLYKFDIARADGSHTLRADPMARRAEVPPDTASVVTRSSYTWGDDAWMTRRAERPVTRTPLSVYEVHLASWRPGLTYRQLAEQLTEYVTKTGFTHVEFMPVAEHPFSGSWGYQVTGFYAPTSRMGTPDDFRYLVDTLHQAGIGVILDWVPAHFPKDDWALAAFDGEHLYEPQDRRRAEHPDWGTLIFDYGRKEVRNFLVANASYWCEEFHVDGLRVDAVASMLYLDYSREDGQWAPNESGGRENLDAVAFLQEMNATVYRRNPGVVTIAEESTAWNGVTRATHHTGPDGFGGLGFGLKWNMGWSHDSLEYISRDPVYREYHHNEMTFSMVYAYSENYVLPLSHDEVVHGKQSLVSKMPGDWWQRRANHRAYLGFMWAHPGKQLLFMGQEFAQGGEWSQESGLDWWLLDPAYPARPDHHGVQLLVRDLNHHYRATPALWEQDTSPAGFSWIVTDAAQDNVLAFLRHAEDGSPLLAVCNFSPVVRRDYVLGVPEEPHAWQEVLNTDAARYGGGDIRNADPLKPEQEGAHGRPARLRVTLPPLATVWLRPE; this is encoded by the coding sequence ATCACCGCAACTCCCGCTCCCGTGCACGCGACCGGCACCGGCCGCGTCCCCGAGGCCCCGCTCGACGCGGAGGACCGACGGCGCCTGCTGTCGGGCACCCACCACGACCCGCACGCCCTGCTGGGCGCGCACCCGGTGCCCGGCGGCGTCGCCTTCCGGACCCTGCGCCCGTACGCGCGGGCGGTGACCCTCCTCATCGAGGAGCGGGAGGTGCCCCTGACCGACATGGGCGAGGGCCTCTTCTCCGGTGTGCTGCCACTCGACTCGATCCCCGCGTACCGGCTGCGCGTGGCCTACGACGGCCCGGACGCCGTGCACGAGTACGAGGACCCCTACCGCTTCCTGCCCGCGCTCGGCGAACTCGACCTCCACCTGATCGGCGAGGGCCGGCACGAGGAACTGTGGAAGGCCCTGGGCGCTCACCCCATGACCCACCAGGGGGTGTCCGGGACCCGGTTCACCGTGTGGGCGCCCAACGCGCTGGGCGTGCGGGTCTGCGGCGACTTCTCCTGCTGGGACGGCTCCGCCCACCCGATGCGCTCGCTCGGCGCGACCGGCGTGTGGGAGCTGTTCGTCCCGGGGCTCGACGAAGGAACCCTCTACAAGTTCGACATCGCGCGCGCCGACGGCTCGCACACCCTGCGCGCGGACCCGATGGCCCGCCGCGCCGAAGTCCCGCCGGACACCGCCTCGGTGGTCACGCGGTCGTCGTACACGTGGGGCGACGACGCGTGGATGACGCGGCGTGCCGAGCGCCCGGTGACCCGTACCCCCCTCTCGGTGTACGAGGTCCATCTGGCGTCCTGGCGACCGGGCCTGACGTATCGTCAACTCGCCGAGCAGCTCACGGAGTACGTCACGAAGACGGGCTTCACCCACGTCGAGTTCATGCCGGTGGCCGAGCACCCCTTCAGCGGCTCCTGGGGCTACCAGGTCACCGGCTTCTACGCCCCGACGTCCCGCATGGGCACGCCGGACGACTTCCGGTACCTGGTCGACACGCTGCACCAGGCGGGCATCGGCGTCATCCTGGACTGGGTGCCCGCCCATTTCCCGAAGGACGACTGGGCGCTCGCGGCGTTCGACGGGGAGCACCTGTACGAGCCACAGGACCGCAGGCGCGCCGAACACCCCGACTGGGGCACCCTCATCTTCGACTACGGGCGCAAGGAAGTGCGCAACTTCCTGGTCGCCAACGCGAGTTACTGGTGCGAGGAGTTCCACGTCGACGGGCTCCGGGTGGACGCCGTGGCGTCGATGCTCTACCTCGACTACTCACGCGAGGACGGCCAGTGGGCCCCGAACGAGTCCGGGGGCCGGGAGAACCTGGACGCGGTCGCCTTCCTCCAGGAGATGAACGCGACGGTCTACCGCCGCAACCCCGGCGTCGTCACCATCGCCGAGGAGTCCACGGCCTGGAACGGGGTCACGCGGGCCACCCACCACACAGGACCGGACGGCTTCGGCGGCCTCGGCTTCGGCCTGAAGTGGAACATGGGCTGGTCGCACGATTCACTGGAGTACATCAGCCGCGACCCGGTGTACCGCGAGTACCACCACAACGAGATGACGTTCTCGATGGTGTACGCCTACAGCGAGAACTACGTCCTGCCCCTCTCGCACGACGAAGTGGTCCACGGAAAGCAGTCGCTGGTCTCCAAGATGCCCGGCGACTGGTGGCAGCGGCGTGCCAACCACCGCGCCTACCTGGGCTTCATGTGGGCCCACCCCGGCAAGCAACTCCTCTTCATGGGGCAGGAGTTCGCGCAGGGCGGCGAGTGGTCGCAGGAGAGCGGACTCGACTGGTGGCTGTTGGACCCGGCTTATCCGGCGCGGCCGGACCACCACGGCGTGCAGCTGCTGGTGCGGGACCTCAACCACCACTACCGGGCCACCCCCGCCCTGTGGGAGCAGGACACGTCGCCGGCCGGGTTCTCGTGGATCGTGACGGACGCGGCCCAGGACAACGTCCTCGCCTTCCTGCGCCACGCCGAGGACGGCAGCCCGCTGCTGGCGGTGTGCAACTTCTCCCCGGTGGTCCGCCGCGACTACGTACTGGGTGTCCCGGAGGAGCCCCACGCCTGGCAGGAGGTGCTCAACACCGACGCGGCCCGCTACGGCGGCGGGGACATCCGCAACGCCGACCCGCTGAAGCCCGAACAGGAAGGCGCCCACGGCCGTCCGGCCCGCCTGCGCGTCACCCTGCCGCCGCTCGCCACGGTGTGGCTGCGGCCGGAGTGA
- a CDS encoding maltokinase encodes MLKTASQSPGSLSPPRLLTSLAGLLRDWLPRQRWFAGKGRPVIDLAVLSMTELHPGCLHLLVRSGPVGPPEDCYQLILGVREHLPSRLHHAVIGRPDAGPLAGLTVYDALLDPWSAGLLLERLRRPGEMGPLRFERDARTMVPEGLPPRLLDGEQSNTSLVYGDSFILKLFRRVQYGINPDLEVPWALARGDCARVPAPVAWFWTTEPHKATLGVLQPFLPEATDGWTLALQSLSRGEEFAAESYELGRATAEVHLALAQALGSGPPDPYGCSRLAAAMTGRLETAARQMPELVPYVSRLKAAYAAVAARGQGRQAQRIHGDLHLGQVLRAGDRWFIIDFEGEPARPLDERRRVQAPIRDIAGMLRSFDYAAHSRPPWRSEWVRRCREAYCAGYAAESTWDPRAEPELLRAYETDRAVYEALYEARHRPDWLAVPMAAIARLAEES; translated from the coding sequence ATGCTGAAGACCGCATCACAGTCGCCCGGCAGCCTCAGTCCTCCTCGGCTGCTGACCTCATTGGCGGGGCTGCTTCGTGACTGGCTGCCGCGGCAGCGCTGGTTCGCGGGAAAGGGCCGGCCCGTCATCGATCTGGCCGTGCTCTCCATGACCGAGCTGCACCCGGGCTGTCTGCATCTGCTGGTCCGCTCGGGCCCCGTGGGACCGCCCGAGGACTGCTACCAACTGATCCTCGGCGTGCGCGAACACCTGCCGTCCCGGCTCCACCACGCCGTCATCGGGCGCCCCGACGCGGGGCCGCTCGCGGGCCTCACCGTGTACGACGCCCTCCTTGACCCCTGGTCGGCGGGGCTGCTCCTCGAACGCCTGCGCAGGCCGGGCGAGATGGGCCCCCTGCGCTTCGAACGGGACGCGCGGACCATGGTGCCCGAGGGGCTGCCGCCCCGGCTGCTCGACGGGGAGCAGTCCAACACCTCGCTGGTGTACGGCGATTCCTTCATCCTCAAGCTGTTCCGGCGCGTCCAGTACGGCATCAACCCGGACCTGGAGGTGCCGTGGGCCCTGGCCCGCGGCGACTGCGCCCGCGTACCCGCTCCCGTGGCCTGGTTCTGGACCACCGAGCCGCACAAGGCGACGCTCGGCGTGCTCCAGCCCTTCCTGCCCGAGGCGACGGACGGCTGGACCCTGGCTCTGCAATCCCTCAGCCGGGGCGAGGAGTTCGCCGCCGAGTCCTATGAACTGGGGCGCGCCACCGCCGAGGTGCACCTCGCCCTCGCCCAGGCCCTCGGGTCGGGGCCACCGGACCCCTACGGCTGCAGCCGGCTCGCCGCCGCCATGACCGGGCGCCTGGAGACCGCCGCCCGCCAGATGCCGGAGCTCGTTCCCTACGTGTCGCGTCTGAAGGCCGCGTACGCCGCCGTCGCGGCCCGCGGCCAGGGCCGCCAGGCCCAGCGCATCCACGGTGACCTGCACCTCGGACAGGTGCTCAGGGCCGGTGACCGCTGGTTCATCATCGACTTCGAGGGTGAACCGGCCCGGCCCCTCGACGAGCGCCGGCGCGTACAGGCCCCCATACGCGACATCGCGGGGATGCTCCGTTCCTTCGACTACGCGGCCCACTCCCGCCCCCCGTGGCGCTCCGAGTGGGTGCGGCGGTGCCGGGAGGCCTACTGCGCCGGGTACGCGGCCGAGTCGACGTGGGACCCGCGCGCGGAACCCGAGCTCCTACGGGCCTACGAGACGGACCGAGCGGTGTACGAGGCGCTGTACGAGGCCCGGCACCGCCCCGACTGGCTGGCCGTCCCCATGGCGGCGATCGCCCGCCTCGCAGAGGAGAGCTGA